CGTCCGGAACAGCGGCTCCAGCACCGGGTTGACCATCGAACTGCGCTGACCGCCCAGCCGCGCAAGCCGAGCCCGCATCCCGCCCGGTGAGGGACGGGAACTGGCGGCAGCGGCCGTGGGCACAACCTCGTCGGGCAAGGACACTCCTACGTCGGATCAACCTTCATCGTACCGACAGCGCGCCCCCCTGCGGCGGCGCGCCCGCCTCGAACGGAGAACCGCCCGGGAACGGTCGTGTTCCCGGGCGGCCCTCGAACAGCGCGGTGTCACACCACGACGAGCGTCTCCAGCGGGGCGCCGTGCAGGTGCGGGGCGAGCTTCGCGCGCCCCGTCAGGAAGCCGAGCTCCATCAGCACCACCACGCCGACCAGCTCGGCCCCGGCCTCCTGGACCAGGTCCAGCGAGGCCGAGATCGTCCCGCCGGTGGCCAGCACGTCGTCGACCACCAGGACCCGCTCGCCCGGCTCGAACGCGTCGCACTGGACCTCCAGCGTCGCCGACCCGTACTCCAGGTCGTACGAGCGGGAGAACACCTCGCCGGGCAGCTTGCCCTTCTTGCGGATCGGGACGAACCCGAGCCCGGCCGCGAACGCGGCCGGCGCGGCGAGGACGAACCCCCGCGCCTCCAGCCCGACCACCTTGGTGGCGCCGAGCTCCTTCGCCCGCGAGGCCAGCGCCCGGGTCAGCACGCCGAACGCCTCGGCGTCGGCCAGCAGGGGGGCGATGTCCTTGAACAGGACCCCCGGCTTGGGGTAGTCCTGCACGTCCCGGATCCGGCTGTTGAGCAGCTCGGACAGGGCGGGGTCGGTGGTGGAGGTCACGGGGGTTCCTTCGCGGAGGGTCAGTGCTTGCCGGACGGCCGTCCCTTGCCGCGGGCGCGGCCGACCGGCTGGTTACGCTGTCCGACCATACCGGCCGCGACCTGCTCCTCGTCGCCGTCCTCGCTGTCGGCGCTCTCGCCGCGGGCTTCGGCCTCGGCCGCGGCCTTGGCCTCCGAGGCGCGCCGCTGGGCGACCCGCTTGGCCAGCGCCTTCATCTCCGGGGCCTGCTCCTTGAGCTGCGCGAGCAGCGGGGTGGCCACGCAGATGGAGGAGTAGGCACCGGCCGCGAGGCCGATGAACAGGGCCAGCGAGATGTCGTTCAGGGTGCCCGCGCCCAGGAAGCCGCCGCCGATGAACAGCAGCGCCGAGACCGGGAGCAGGGCGACGACCGTGGTGTTGATGGAGCGCACCAGGGTCTGGTTGAGGCCGTGGTTGGCGGCCTCGCTGTAGGTGCGGCGGGACTGCTTGGTGATGCCCTTGGTGTTCTCCTTCACGGTGTCGAAGACGACGACCGTGTCGTAGAGCGAGTAGCCGAGGATGGTCAGGAAGCCGATCACGGTGCCCGGGGTGACCTCGAAGCCGAC
The window above is part of the Kitasatospora sp. NA04385 genome. Proteins encoded here:
- the secF gene encoding protein translocase subunit SecF → MSLRNIGHRLYQGEVSFDFVGRRKIWYSISAVIVLVAGIGLALGLHLGIEFKGGSVYTVHKPGLSASQAKDTADKIIGSHTALVQTTDKGDVRIQVSAEESIPATTFTKEFSQAIGVQEQDINAQVIGPSWGADISKKALTGLIVFMVLVTVYMAIAFEWRMAVAALVALIHDLLITIGVYALVGFEVTPGTVIGFLTILGYSLYDTVVVFDTVKENTKGITKQSRRTYSEAANHGLNQTLVRSINTTVVALLPVSALLFIGGGFLGAGTLNDISLALFIGLAAGAYSSICVATPLLAQLKEQAPEMKALAKRVAQRRASEAKAAAEAEARGESADSEDGDEEQVAAGMVGQRNQPVGRARGKGRPSGKH
- a CDS encoding adenine phosphoribosyltransferase — encoded protein: MTSTTDPALSELLNSRIRDVQDYPKPGVLFKDIAPLLADAEAFGVLTRALASRAKELGATKVVGLEARGFVLAAPAAFAAGLGFVPIRKKGKLPGEVFSRSYDLEYGSATLEVQCDAFEPGERVLVVDDVLATGGTISASLDLVQEAGAELVGVVVLMELGFLTGRAKLAPHLHGAPLETLVVV